A single region of the Triticum dicoccoides isolate Atlit2015 ecotype Zavitan chromosome 2B, WEW_v2.0, whole genome shotgun sequence genome encodes:
- the LOC119368372 gene encoding uncharacterized protein LOC119368372, which yields MAAAAAPASSSSSPGWDFTCNFEVDYGSEEHASIVYKTLAVDKELQPDKVRREMTVSGGKLLVRFEAVEARFLRASFSAFVDLMVLITKLVEEYGVSKDEHS from the exons ATGGCTGCTGCCGCCGCGccggcctcctcttcttcctcccctggcTGGGACTTCACCTG CAACTTTGAAGTTGACTATGGATCTGAAGAACACGCTTCCATTGTCTACAAGACATTAGCTGTTGACAAGGAG TTGCAGCCAGATAAGGTCCGGAGGGAGATGACTGTTTCtggtggcaagctcctcgt GCGCTTTGAAGCAGTAGAGGCTCGATTTCTGCGAGCATCATTCAGTGCATttgtcgatcttatggtgcttatcACGAAGCTTGTTGAAGAATACGGCGTAAGCAAGGATGAGCATTCCTGA